The following proteins are encoded in a genomic region of Arachis ipaensis cultivar K30076 chromosome B02, Araip1.1, whole genome shotgun sequence:
- the LOC107626131 gene encoding potassium transporter 5 isoform X1, which produces MASEEQNHATHQDSDHHGDGLTGKNKILRRHDSLDMESRIFSNSSAHSKGPSMSMIMHLAFQSIGIVYGDIGTSPLYVYSSTFTDGIKHNDDILGVLSIIFYTITLIPLVKYVLIVLKANDNGDGGTFALYSLICRYAKVSLTPNQQIEDAEVSNYQLDLPENSTTKRASMVKSKLENSYFAKLFLLLVTMLGTSMVIGDGVLTPCISVLSAVGGLKEATSKITDERVVGISIGILICLFMVQRFGTDKVGYSFAPIICVWFLFIGGIGVYNFIKYDPIVIKALNPAYIVYYFRRNKKDAWISLGGVVLSITGTEALFADVGHFTVRSIQISMCSVTYPALILAYTGQASFLRKHNDLVSDTFYKSIPHKLYWPMFVVAVAAAIIASQAMISGTFSIIQQSLALGCFPRVKVVHTSTKYEGQVYVPEINFILMIACVAVTAGFKTTTKIGNAYGIAVVFVMTLTSALLVLVMIMIWKTNLLLIISYVLIIGSVELLYLSSVLYKFKDGGYLPLAFALFLMSIMYIWNDVYRKKYYYELDHKISPQSLKEIIANEKRLHRIPGFAIFYSELVQGIPPIFKHYVSNIPALHSVVVFISIKSLPISKISMEERFIFRRVEHDELKIFRCVVRYGYTDVRDEKEPLEDLLVRRLKSFVGEVRVLDSSQKVEEERMSDDGGEETIIEEIEKGLEGGIVHLIGESEVVASKGSGIGKKILINYAYNFLKKNLKQGDKVFDIPHERKVKVGMTYEL; this is translated from the exons ATGGCTTCAGAAGAGCAAAACCATGCTACTCATCAGGATTCTGATCATCATGGTGATGGCCTCACTGGAAAGAATAAGATATTAAGAAGACATGACTCTCTAGACATGGAATCTCGCATCTTCTCAAATTCTTCTGCTCACTCTAAA GGGCCATCGATGTCCATGATTATGCATCTAGCGtttcaaagcataggaattgTGTATGGAGACATAGGAACATCACCATTGTATGTTTATTCAAGCACTTTCACTGATGGCATAAAGCACAATGATGATATTTTGGGTGTTCTTTCTATCATCTTTTACACTATTACCCTCATTCCTCTTGTCAAATATGTCCTCATCGTCTTAAAGGCAAACGACAATGGCGATG gaggGACTTTTGCTTTGTACTCTCTAATATGCCGCTATGCCAAAGTTAGTCTTACTCCAAATCAACAAATTGAAGATGCAGAAGTTTCTAATTATCAGTTAGATTTGCCTGAGAATAGTACCACAAAGAGGGCTTCAATGGTTAAGTCAAAGCTTGAGAACAGTTACTTTGCAAAGCTCTTCTTGTTGCTCGTCACCATGCTTGGTACCTCCATGGTCATTGGGGATGGTGTACTCACTCCTTGCATCTCTG TTTTATCTGCTGTGGGAGGGCTCAAGGAAGCTACTTCAAAAATAACTGACG AGCGGGTTGTTGGGATATCGATAGGAATCTTGATATGCCTATTCATGGTTCAAAGGTTTGGAACAGATAAAGTTGGGTACAGTTTCGCCCCCATTATATGTGTTTGGTTTTTGTTCATTGGAGGCATCGGTGTCTACAATTTCATCAAGTATGATCCCATTGTTATCAAAGCACTAAATCCAGCATATATTGTATACTACTTTCGGAGGAACAAGAAGGATGCTTGGATTTCTCTTGGTGGCGTCGTTCTATCAATAACAG GAACTGAAGCACTATTTGCGGATGTTGGACATTTCACAGTGAGATCTATACAAATAAGCATGTGTTCTGTGACATATCCTGCTCTCATTCTGGCCTATACTGGACAAGCTTCATTCCTTCGCAAACACAATGATCTTGTTTCTGATACTTTCTACAAGTCCATACCAC ATAAACTATACTGGCCAATGTTTGTTGTTGCTGTGGCAGCAGCAATCATAGCATCTCAAGCGATGATCTCAGGAACATTCTCAATCATACAACAATCCTTAGCACTTGGATGTTTTCCTCGTGTCAAAGTTGTACATACATCAACCAAATATGAAGGACAAGTTTACGTTCCCGAAATCAATTTCATACTCATGATTGCTTGTGTTGCTGTCACTGCTGGATTCAAAACCACCACCAAAATTGGCAATGCTTATG GAATAGCAGTGGTTTTTGTAATGACACTAACTTCAGCATTGCTTGTTCTAGTCATGATCATGATATGGAAGACTAACCTGCTATTAATCATAAGCTATGTTCTTATCATTGGTTCTGTGGAGCTTCTATACTTAAGCTCAGTGCTATACAAATTCAAGGATGGAGGGTATCTTCCACTAGCATTTGCATTGTTCCTAATGTCCATAATGTACATTTGGAATGATGTGTATAGAAAAAAGTACTATTATGAATTGGATCATAAGATTTCTCCTCAAAGCCTTAAGGAAATTATTGCTAATGAAAAAAGGTTGCATAGAATCCCCGGATTTGCCATCTTCTACTCGGAGCTTGTTCAAGGAATTCCACCAATTTTCAAGCATTATGTGTCGAATATTCCGGCCTTGCATTCCGTTGTGGTGTTTATCTCGATCAAATCTTTGCCAATTAGCAAGATTTCAATGGAGGAGAGGTTCATTTTTCGCCGTGTCGAACACGACGAACTTAAGATATTTAGATGTGTTGTGAGATATGGATATACGGATGTCCGCGACGAAAAAGAGCCGTTAGAGGATTTGTTAGTTAGAAGGTTGAAGTCATTTGTTGGTGAAGTTAGGGTTCTTGATTCATCTCAAAAGGTTGAAGAGGAGAGAATGAGTGATGATGGTGGTGAAGAGACTATTATTGAGGAAATTGAGAAAGGGTTGGAAGGTGGAATTGTTCATTTGATTGGTGAGAGTGAAGTTGTTGCAAGCAAAGGAAGTGGCATTGGGAAGAAGATTTTGATAAATTATGCTtacaatttcttgaaaaagaacttgAAGCAAGGTGACAAAGTGTTTGATATTCCTCATGAGCGTAAGGTTAAAGTGGGAATGACATATGAACTTTAA
- the LOC107626131 gene encoding potassium transporter 5 isoform X2 — MASEEQNHATHQDSDHHGDGLTGKNKILRRHDSLDMESRIFSNSSAHSKGPSMSMIMHLAFQSIGIVYGDIGTSPLYVYSSTFTDGIKHNDDILGVLSIIFYTITLIPLVKYVLIVLKANDNGDGGTFALYSLICRYAKVSLTPNQQIEDAEVSNYQLDLPENSTTKRASMVKSKLENSYFAKLFLLLVTMLGTSMVIGDGVLTPCISVLSAVGGLKEATSKITDERVVGISIGILICLFMVQRFGTDKVGYSFAPIICVWFLFIGGIGVYNFIKYDPIVIKALNPAYIVYYFRRNKKDAWISLGGVVLSITDKLYWPMFVVAVAAAIIASQAMISGTFSIIQQSLALGCFPRVKVVHTSTKYEGQVYVPEINFILMIACVAVTAGFKTTTKIGNAYGIAVVFVMTLTSALLVLVMIMIWKTNLLLIISYVLIIGSVELLYLSSVLYKFKDGGYLPLAFALFLMSIMYIWNDVYRKKYYYELDHKISPQSLKEIIANEKRLHRIPGFAIFYSELVQGIPPIFKHYVSNIPALHSVVVFISIKSLPISKISMEERFIFRRVEHDELKIFRCVVRYGYTDVRDEKEPLEDLLVRRLKSFVGEVRVLDSSQKVEEERMSDDGGEETIIEEIEKGLEGGIVHLIGESEVVASKGSGIGKKILINYAYNFLKKNLKQGDKVFDIPHERKVKVGMTYEL; from the exons ATGGCTTCAGAAGAGCAAAACCATGCTACTCATCAGGATTCTGATCATCATGGTGATGGCCTCACTGGAAAGAATAAGATATTAAGAAGACATGACTCTCTAGACATGGAATCTCGCATCTTCTCAAATTCTTCTGCTCACTCTAAA GGGCCATCGATGTCCATGATTATGCATCTAGCGtttcaaagcataggaattgTGTATGGAGACATAGGAACATCACCATTGTATGTTTATTCAAGCACTTTCACTGATGGCATAAAGCACAATGATGATATTTTGGGTGTTCTTTCTATCATCTTTTACACTATTACCCTCATTCCTCTTGTCAAATATGTCCTCATCGTCTTAAAGGCAAACGACAATGGCGATG gaggGACTTTTGCTTTGTACTCTCTAATATGCCGCTATGCCAAAGTTAGTCTTACTCCAAATCAACAAATTGAAGATGCAGAAGTTTCTAATTATCAGTTAGATTTGCCTGAGAATAGTACCACAAAGAGGGCTTCAATGGTTAAGTCAAAGCTTGAGAACAGTTACTTTGCAAAGCTCTTCTTGTTGCTCGTCACCATGCTTGGTACCTCCATGGTCATTGGGGATGGTGTACTCACTCCTTGCATCTCTG TTTTATCTGCTGTGGGAGGGCTCAAGGAAGCTACTTCAAAAATAACTGACG AGCGGGTTGTTGGGATATCGATAGGAATCTTGATATGCCTATTCATGGTTCAAAGGTTTGGAACAGATAAAGTTGGGTACAGTTTCGCCCCCATTATATGTGTTTGGTTTTTGTTCATTGGAGGCATCGGTGTCTACAATTTCATCAAGTATGATCCCATTGTTATCAAAGCACTAAATCCAGCATATATTGTATACTACTTTCGGAGGAACAAGAAGGATGCTTGGATTTCTCTTGGTGGCGTCGTTCTATCAATAACAG ATAAACTATACTGGCCAATGTTTGTTGTTGCTGTGGCAGCAGCAATCATAGCATCTCAAGCGATGATCTCAGGAACATTCTCAATCATACAACAATCCTTAGCACTTGGATGTTTTCCTCGTGTCAAAGTTGTACATACATCAACCAAATATGAAGGACAAGTTTACGTTCCCGAAATCAATTTCATACTCATGATTGCTTGTGTTGCTGTCACTGCTGGATTCAAAACCACCACCAAAATTGGCAATGCTTATG GAATAGCAGTGGTTTTTGTAATGACACTAACTTCAGCATTGCTTGTTCTAGTCATGATCATGATATGGAAGACTAACCTGCTATTAATCATAAGCTATGTTCTTATCATTGGTTCTGTGGAGCTTCTATACTTAAGCTCAGTGCTATACAAATTCAAGGATGGAGGGTATCTTCCACTAGCATTTGCATTGTTCCTAATGTCCATAATGTACATTTGGAATGATGTGTATAGAAAAAAGTACTATTATGAATTGGATCATAAGATTTCTCCTCAAAGCCTTAAGGAAATTATTGCTAATGAAAAAAGGTTGCATAGAATCCCCGGATTTGCCATCTTCTACTCGGAGCTTGTTCAAGGAATTCCACCAATTTTCAAGCATTATGTGTCGAATATTCCGGCCTTGCATTCCGTTGTGGTGTTTATCTCGATCAAATCTTTGCCAATTAGCAAGATTTCAATGGAGGAGAGGTTCATTTTTCGCCGTGTCGAACACGACGAACTTAAGATATTTAGATGTGTTGTGAGATATGGATATACGGATGTCCGCGACGAAAAAGAGCCGTTAGAGGATTTGTTAGTTAGAAGGTTGAAGTCATTTGTTGGTGAAGTTAGGGTTCTTGATTCATCTCAAAAGGTTGAAGAGGAGAGAATGAGTGATGATGGTGGTGAAGAGACTATTATTGAGGAAATTGAGAAAGGGTTGGAAGGTGGAATTGTTCATTTGATTGGTGAGAGTGAAGTTGTTGCAAGCAAAGGAAGTGGCATTGGGAAGAAGATTTTGATAAATTATGCTtacaatttcttgaaaaagaacttgAAGCAAGGTGACAAAGTGTTTGATATTCCTCATGAGCGTAAGGTTAAAGTGGGAATGACATATGAACTTTAA